The Chryseobacterium indologenes genomic sequence GGGCAGGAGCGGTAAGAAAAATGTTTGTGAAGAAGGAATTCAGAGGCAGAGAATTGAATATTGCACAGATTTTACTGGAGATTTTAATTTCCTTCTGTAAGGAAAACGGAATTGATGATATTTATTTAGGAACTATTAATGTCCTGAAAGCCGCACAAAGGTTTTATGAGCGGAACGGATTTTCGAAAATTGAAAAAGAGAAACTTCCGGACCTGTTTCCATTGATGAGTGCTGATGATATTTTTTACCATGTAAAAATAGACTGAGATGAATGTAATCAACGAAGCAGGAATTCTTGCGATATCTACGAGGCTGCACCGTCTCAGTGAGCAACTGAGGAAAGATGGCGCTTTGATCTATAAAGCATTTGGAATTGATTTTGAACTCAAATGGTTTCCCGTCCTTTTACCATTTATAAAAAAGAATTGATAAGCGTTGTGGAAATTGCCAATGAGATAGGGTATACTCACCCTTCAACGATCACCTTACTCAAAGAATTGGAAAAACTGGAACTGATCCGGTGGGAAAAAGATCAACAGGACGAACGTAAACGACTTTTTATGCTCACTTCAAAAGGCATTGAACTTATTGACAAAATGAAACCGGTTTGGGAACTGATGTCACAGGTGTTGGGCGATATTGCGGATAACAGGAACAATCTGCTGACGGCTATTGATGAAGCGGAGGATAAACTTGCGAGTCAGTCTTTTTATCAAAGGGCGTTACAGGTTAAGAATTCGGAAACAAGGTGATCG encodes the following:
- a CDS encoding GNAT family N-acetyltransferase — encoded protein: MKLKIQPIGNEYSEQAIDLILTIQQKEFNIPLTIHDQPDLLEIEDFYQKAGGNFWGAFIDGELVGSIALVKFDERAGAVRKMFVKKEFRGRELNIAQILLEILISFCKENGIDDIYLGTINVLKAAQRFYERNGFSKIEKEKLPDLFPLMSADDIFYHVKID